One Gloeothece verrucosa PCC 7822 DNA window includes the following coding sequences:
- a CDS encoding GAF domain-containing protein, whose product MENRSNFIYKLLEVSSLLDTTTNLEECLQEIASSVAQWIGAKRCSVMLISELEEQGDEQCYLRVFTHYGNLPPSAYQELTQVNKGIAGYVAATGQPLLIKDITQSPFLSAARYPQPENSSLLCAPIILSQRVIGVMNVSFPVDKSCFNEKDLKVLQLFTQEAGKTIHLSQLQAILKSRFVAMAVLNELEDKPVSQSITIHPNPTRLAKLVAKSFFVELTKSGFGPKQIIEIATEVLNLLQNTLNRHKQRISKGDTMD is encoded by the coding sequence ATGGAAAATCGCTCAAACTTTATTTATAAACTGCTGGAGGTTTCCAGCCTTTTAGATACGACCACCAACCTAGAGGAATGTTTACAAGAGATAGCCTCATCTGTAGCCCAATGGATCGGTGCTAAAAGATGCTCAGTGATGTTAATCTCTGAGCTAGAGGAACAGGGCGATGAGCAATGCTACTTGCGAGTGTTTACTCATTATGGAAATCTTCCTCCATCAGCCTATCAAGAACTTACTCAAGTCAATAAAGGAATTGCTGGCTACGTCGCTGCTACTGGTCAACCCCTACTCATTAAGGATATCACTCAATCTCCCTTTTTGTCTGCGGCTCGTTATCCTCAACCAGAAAATTCTAGCTTGCTCTGTGCCCCGATTATTCTCTCTCAACGAGTCATCGGCGTGATGAATGTGAGTTTTCCAGTGGATAAATCTTGTTTCAATGAGAAAGACTTAAAAGTCTTACAGCTATTTACTCAAGAGGCCGGAAAAACTATTCATCTGAGTCAGTTACAAGCTATTCTTAAATCTCGATTTGTGGCTATGGCTGTGCTTAATGAGTTAGAAGACAAACCCGTCAGTCAATCTATTACTATTCATCCTAACCCAACCCGTTTGGCTAAGTTGGTGGCTAAATCTTTCTTTGTAGAATTAACTAAGTCGGGTTTTGGCCCTAAGCAAATTATTGAAATTGCGACAGAAGTGCTTAATCTTCTACAAAATACTTTAAATCGACACAAGCAACGCATATCTAAAGGTGATACTATGGATTAA
- a CDS encoding EAL domain-containing protein, which translates to MSNAPDVRHILVIEDQKSKRIVALKNNNYTIGRDPNASIILYDRQVSRHHATLVRITDYQSQQTIYRIIDGNLQGKKSTNGLIINDKYSLSHELKSGDIIRFGSSSKASYHLISSAAEAAALKSSESADKSTESGFNLSQSKEVNQEFMENTENINTIIFQKFKEKNSLESSSENLSLDQFNPNPLVELNYDGEITYINAAASRKFPDLEQKKLEHQILKGLLKGIGYQETMVSVRELEIDEHFYEQHISYIAEKKLIRSYLFEVTKYKRLESQLTNNLERYNFLVEQISEGIFLVNIKTKKIIDANLGVCELLGYQYDEIIQLNLYQIIALDRNIIDTELQKISENYPYLIDESLYRCQDGTLISVKAKISRNQYNGQEIFSFSVQDISERKRTEEKMQYEAFHDSLTNLPNRKLFYQQLYLTLTNAKKNQTIFGVIFLDIDSFKNINNSLGHSVGDQLLESFAQRLISCTRTGDTVARWGSDDFTILLPRLKNPEENIKISQKILDDLKQPFVIGKHQLQVKVSIGIAIYPQDGEDEETLLKNAAVALTKTKEQGKNSYQFYTPIMSSEAALLLKLENAIHKGLERREFSVYYQPQIKWSSGEVTAMEALLRWEVPEIGLIPPSKLFAKASKTDLILQITQWILQTACEQNLAWQEAGLPPVPIAVNLSAREFQNPYLVETVARILQKTRLDPHWLELELTEKILRQNLRAAPGIFQDFHNLGIRLALDDFGIGFSSIGYLKQFRFRTLKIHQSFIRDLRGTSQEAALISALVTLGRGFNLRVVAEGVETPSQLELLKTLECEEVQGYLLSRPLRASEATPFLTQRAAQLNR; encoded by the coding sequence ATGAGTAACGCACCCGATGTTCGCCATATTTTAGTGATCGAAGACCAAAAATCTAAACGAATTGTCGCTCTAAAGAATAATAATTATACTATCGGGCGAGACCCCAATGCCTCGATCATTCTCTATGACCGGCAAGTTTCTCGTCATCATGCTACTTTAGTGCGAATTACTGATTATCAAAGTCAACAGACTATTTATCGAATTATTGATGGCAATTTACAGGGTAAAAAAAGTACCAATGGCTTAATTATTAATGATAAATATAGTTTATCTCACGAACTGAAATCCGGGGATATTATCCGTTTTGGAAGCAGTTCGAAAGCGAGCTATCATCTGATTTCATCGGCGGCAGAAGCGGCTGCCTTAAAATCGAGTGAGTCAGCCGATAAATCAACTGAAAGTGGCTTCAACCTGTCTCAGTCCAAGGAAGTTAATCAAGAATTTATGGAAAATACGGAAAATATCAATACAATTATTTTCCAAAAATTCAAAGAAAAAAATAGTTTAGAATCCAGTTCAGAAAACTTGTCTTTAGACCAATTTAATCCTAATCCCTTGGTGGAACTTAACTATGATGGGGAAATTACTTATATCAATGCGGCGGCTAGCCGGAAATTTCCCGATTTAGAGCAAAAAAAGCTTGAGCATCAAATTTTAAAAGGATTACTGAAGGGAATCGGTTATCAAGAAACTATGGTCTCGGTGAGAGAACTTGAAATAGATGAGCATTTTTATGAGCAACATATAAGTTATATTGCCGAAAAGAAATTAATTAGAAGTTATTTGTTTGAGGTCACTAAATATAAAAGACTAGAATCTCAACTGACTAATAACCTAGAACGCTACAATTTTTTAGTAGAACAGATTTCAGAAGGAATTTTTTTAGTAAATATTAAGACAAAAAAAATTATTGATGCTAATTTAGGAGTCTGTGAATTATTAGGCTATCAATATGATGAAATAATCCAACTAAATCTGTATCAAATTATTGCGCTTGATCGAAATATAATCGATACGGAACTCCAAAAAATCAGCGAAAATTATCCTTATCTAATTGATGAATCTTTATATCGTTGTCAAGATGGTACGTTAATTAGTGTCAAAGCTAAAATTAGCCGGAATCAGTATAATGGACAAGAGATTTTTTCTTTTTCCGTGCAGGATATAAGCGAACGGAAACGCACAGAAGAAAAGATGCAATATGAAGCGTTTCACGATTCTTTAACTAATCTGCCTAACCGTAAACTTTTCTATCAACAGCTATATTTAACATTAACTAATGCAAAAAAAAATCAAACGATTTTTGGGGTAATATTTTTAGATATAGACTCTTTTAAAAATATCAATAATAGCTTAGGGCATAGCGTAGGAGATCAACTGTTAGAAAGCTTTGCTCAACGTTTAATATCTTGTACTCGCACCGGAGATACTGTGGCTCGTTGGGGAAGCGATGATTTTACGATTTTACTACCCCGACTCAAAAATCCCGAAGAAAATATCAAAATATCTCAAAAAATATTAGATGATTTAAAACAGCCTTTTGTCATTGGAAAGCATCAACTGCAAGTAAAAGTCAGCATAGGAATTGCCATTTATCCCCAAGATGGAGAAGATGAAGAAACTTTATTAAAAAATGCAGCAGTCGCCTTAACAAAAACCAAAGAACAGGGAAAAAATAGCTATCAATTTTATACTCCGATCATGAGTTCAGAAGCCGCCCTGTTATTAAAATTGGAAAATGCGATTCATAAAGGATTAGAGCGTCGAGAGTTTTCGGTATACTATCAACCTCAAATCAAATGGAGTAGCGGCGAAGTCACGGCCATGGAAGCCTTGTTGAGGTGGGAAGTTCCTGAAATAGGGTTGATTCCACCGAGCAAATTGTTTGCCAAAGCCTCAAAAACCGATTTAATTTTACAGATTACTCAATGGATATTACAAACAGCCTGTGAACAAAATTTAGCTTGGCAAGAAGCGGGACTCCCTCCGGTGCCGATAGCCGTGAATTTATCAGCTCGAGAATTTCAAAATCCCTATCTGGTGGAAACGGTGGCCCGAATATTACAAAAAACCCGTCTAGATCCTCATTGGTTGGAATTAGAATTAACTGAAAAAATTCTCAGGCAAAATTTAAGAGCCGCGCCTGGGATCTTTCAAGATTTTCATAACCTGGGGATTCGCCTAGCTTTGGATGATTTTGGCATAGGATTTTCTTCTATTGGTTATCTTAAGCAGTTTCGGTTCCGTACCCTGAAAATTCATCAGTCTTTTATTAGAGATTTAAGAGGAACCTCTCAAGAAGCGGCTTTAATTTCTGCATTAGTAACTTTAGGACGAGGGTTTAATCTCAGAGTGGTAGCCGAAGGGGTGGAAACTCCCTCACAACTGGAATTGTTGAAAACTCTTGAATGTGAAGAAGTTCAAGGTTATTTATTGAGTCGCCCTCTTCGGGCTTCTGAGGCGACACCATTTTTAACACAAAGAGCCGCACAACTTAACAGGTAA
- a CDS encoding EAL domain-containing protein — protein MNNQQPPFRHILLIEDQKARRIIALEEKTYTIGRESSNDIVVYERVVSRQHATLLQVKKNPNGEKYSYRIVDGDLQGNRSTNGLIINGRDCQSHDLQHGDIIFFGGQAKASYYILTRSLEIALFNPVEPNSFSDLFEHQILCEDNTSTIVYDDDDHEQFQQDDLTRLASFPELSPNPIIEINFQGKITYINPAAYLKFSNLQELQLSHPILSDLLEQSKNTQGNLLLREVQVEEQVFEQYVHYLPNNKLIRSYIFDITERKHSEQQLKYQAFHDLLTGLPNRAWFNQQLNLALSNAKRQQVPLAILFLDLDGFKNINDTLGHSFGDQVLQNFAKRLTGSIRAGDTVCRWGGDEFVILLPYVPHSEDTIKLAQRLLEILKQPFEIQKQQFYIKTSMGIALYPHDGEDAETLLKNADAALYRAKERGRNHYQFYSSTMTSKASLVLKLENLLHQALDNEELSLHYQPQVNLKTGEITGMEALLRWYHPELGQVSPAKLIPLAEQTDLIIPIGQWVLHTACEQSLAWQKSGLKPMPIAVNFSPRQFQQPNLVSMVTEVLQETGFPPDLLEVEITESTIMQNEDFARQALQELRQMGVHISLDDFGTGYSSLSYLQKFPFNTLKIDQCFIQSLSDRPQDLAIISAMITLGNHLQLRVIAEGVETLQQLELLQRLHCEEVQGFWFSRPLKAEDATKLLEQHCLLGGDFYDLEKD, from the coding sequence ATGAATAATCAGCAACCCCCCTTTCGCCATATCCTTTTGATCGAGGACCAAAAAGCTCGACGGATTATTGCTTTAGAAGAAAAAACCTACACCATCGGGCGGGAGTCAAGCAATGATATTGTAGTTTACGAGCGAGTCGTATCTCGTCAGCATGCGACGTTGTTGCAGGTGAAAAAAAACCCTAATGGAGAAAAATATTCCTATCGGATCGTCGATGGAGATTTACAAGGCAATAGAAGTACCAATGGCTTAATCATTAATGGACGAGATTGCCAATCTCATGACTTACAACATGGAGATATAATTTTCTTTGGCGGACAGGCTAAGGCGAGTTATTATATTCTGACCAGATCTTTAGAAATTGCTTTATTTAACCCAGTGGAGCCAAATTCTTTCAGTGATCTGTTCGAGCATCAAATTTTGTGTGAGGATAATACTTCAACGATTGTTTATGACGATGACGATCACGAGCAATTTCAACAAGACGATTTAACAAGATTAGCCTCTTTTCCCGAATTAAGCCCTAATCCTATTATTGAAATTAATTTTCAAGGAAAAATAACTTATATTAATCCTGCGGCTTATCTTAAATTTAGCAATCTTCAAGAGCTACAACTGTCTCATCCTATTTTATCTGATTTGCTCGAGCAAAGCAAGAATACTCAGGGGAATTTGTTATTACGAGAAGTGCAAGTTGAGGAGCAAGTGTTTGAACAATACGTTCATTATCTGCCCAACAATAAACTGATTAGAAGTTATATTTTTGATATTACCGAGCGAAAACACTCAGAGCAACAACTGAAATATCAAGCCTTTCATGATTTGCTCACCGGATTACCAAACCGGGCTTGGTTTAATCAACAATTAAATTTAGCCCTCAGTAATGCCAAACGGCAACAAGTTCCCCTGGCAATCTTATTTTTAGATTTAGATGGCTTTAAAAATATCAACGATACTTTAGGTCATTCCTTTGGGGATCAAGTCTTACAAAACTTCGCTAAACGTCTGACAGGCAGTATTCGGGCAGGTGATACCGTATGCCGTTGGGGGGGAGATGAATTTGTGATTCTGCTGCCTTATGTTCCTCATTCAGAAGATACCATTAAACTCGCTCAACGACTTCTAGAAATTCTCAAGCAACCTTTTGAAATTCAAAAACAACAATTCTATATTAAAACTAGCATGGGAATTGCTCTCTATCCTCACGATGGCGAAGATGCAGAAACTTTGTTAAAAAATGCTGATGCCGCCCTTTATCGGGCAAAAGAACGAGGACGTAATCATTATCAATTTTATAGCTCAACCATGACTTCTAAGGCTTCTTTGGTATTGAAACTAGAAAATCTTTTACATCAAGCTTTAGACAATGAAGAATTATCTTTACATTATCAGCCGCAAGTTAATCTCAAAACTGGAGAAATCACGGGAATGGAGGCACTCTTACGCTGGTATCATCCAGAATTAGGGCAAGTTTCTCCAGCTAAATTAATTCCTTTGGCAGAACAAACTGATTTAATTATTCCCATTGGTCAATGGGTACTCCATACCGCCTGTGAACAAAGTTTAGCTTGGCAAAAATCTGGGCTAAAACCCATGCCGATCGCCGTCAATTTTTCTCCTCGTCAGTTTCAACAACCTAATTTAGTTTCAATGGTTACTGAGGTGTTGCAGGAAACTGGGTTCCCACCCGATTTACTCGAGGTAGAAATTACCGAATCTACCATTATGCAAAATGAGGATTTTGCCCGCCAAGCTTTACAGGAATTGCGACAGATGGGAGTTCATATTTCTTTAGATGATTTTGGCACTGGTTACTCTTCTCTTTCTTACCTGCAAAAATTTCCTTTTAATACTTTAAAAATTGATCAGTGTTTTATCCAATCTTTAAGTGATCGTCCTCAAGATTTAGCCATTATTTCAGCCATGATTACCTTGGGAAATCATTTACAATTAAGAGTGATCGCTGAAGGGGTAGAAACGCTCCAACAATTAGAACTTTTGCAGCGTCTTCACTGCGAGGAAGTCCAAGGTTTTTGGTTTAGCCGCCCTCTTAAAGCTGAAGATGCTACTAAACTCTTAGAGCAACATTGCCTATTAGGAGGGGATTTTTATGATCTTGAGAAAGACTAA
- a CDS encoding EAL domain-containing protein, producing MSLAKSQFAIQHLLIIEESKIRRSIKLEDFQYSLGRQASNNIVIKSQQVSRKHATFLRKSNQKNQYSYWIFDGDLEGNKSHNGIYINGEKCLIHELKDGDLINFGCEVNASYHVLYNSDKSSNLANFLTSHKQEVLESEDKLTFPNAESKEPTSFLFISEPHLAVSSEDTLSEETYLDPLTQLPNRNLFHEYLSIAIGNARQNKKPLAILYLDIEQLKDLNERWGNLIGDQVLQELAKQLKSCLRSGDIVARWGGDEFTILIPHINRVEDLPNICQRILNSVTQPISLERHLINIKINMGSAIYPEHGTEETLLLQKAEANLEENKQKSQETICVKKQQIYQQKSQAEKIKFMVKKAVINQDFLIYYQPQINIKTNKIEGVEALLRWHHPEFGSIAPNQFIPWVEKLDLVIPLTEWFIEKVARQHQAWRASDFSFIPISINLSSHQLQAPTLLSILNQNFLSIGLEGNLLIVEITEKTLQENPQNVFRLLHELKQLGIKACIDDFGSGTTSARHLQQFPFTQVKIAQSLLQNLEKYPEEISMIAAVIALGHTFKLKVIAEGVETENQLDILRKLDCDMIQGYVFSKPLNEIEATQFLSFYSDDQNKS from the coding sequence ATGTCATTAGCTAAAAGCCAATTTGCTATTCAACATCTATTAATTATTGAAGAGTCTAAAATCCGAAGAAGCATCAAACTCGAAGACTTCCAATATTCTTTGGGAAGACAAGCTTCTAATAATATTGTTATTAAATCTCAGCAAGTTTCTCGAAAACACGCCACTTTTTTGAGAAAATCTAACCAAAAAAATCAATATTCTTATTGGATTTTTGATGGAGATTTAGAAGGGAATAAAAGTCATAACGGCATTTATATTAATGGAGAAAAATGTTTAATTCATGAATTAAAAGATGGAGATTTAATTAATTTTGGCTGTGAAGTTAATGCAAGTTATCATGTTTTATATAATTCCGATAAATCTTCTAATTTAGCTAATTTTTTAACTTCTCATAAACAGGAAGTCCTAGAAAGTGAAGACAAATTAACTTTTCCTAATGCCGAATCCAAAGAACCTACAAGTTTTTTATTTATTTCAGAACCCCATCTAGCGGTCAGTAGTGAAGATACGTTATCTGAAGAAACTTATCTTGATCCTTTAACTCAACTTCCTAACCGTAATTTATTCCATGAATATCTATCCATCGCTATAGGAAATGCTCGACAAAATAAAAAACCTCTGGCAATATTGTATTTGGATATCGAGCAACTAAAAGATCTTAACGAACGCTGGGGAAATTTGATTGGAGATCAAGTTTTACAAGAGTTGGCAAAACAGTTAAAAAGTTGTTTACGGTCAGGAGATATTGTTGCTCGTTGGGGAGGAGATGAATTTACGATTCTTATACCTCACATAAACCGAGTAGAAGACCTGCCAAACATTTGTCAACGGATTCTTAATTCTGTGACACAACCGATCTCTTTAGAAAGACATTTAATTAATATTAAAATTAATATGGGATCGGCGATTTATCCTGAACATGGAACTGAAGAAACGCTGCTATTGCAAAAAGCCGAGGCGAATTTAGAAGAAAATAAACAAAAATCTCAAGAGACAATTTGTGTAAAAAAACAACAAATTTATCAACAAAAATCTCAAGCAGAAAAAATAAAATTCATGGTAAAAAAAGCTGTTATAAATCAGGATTTTTTGATTTATTATCAGCCACAAATCAATATTAAAACCAATAAAATTGAGGGAGTAGAAGCCCTTTTACGTTGGCATCATCCTGAGTTTGGTTCTATCGCTCCTAATCAATTTATTCCTTGGGTTGAAAAACTTGATTTAGTAATACCTTTGACAGAATGGTTCATAGAAAAAGTTGCACGACAACATCAAGCCTGGCGAGCAAGCGACTTTTCTTTTATTCCTATATCAATTAACTTATCTTCTCATCAATTACAAGCTCCGACTCTGTTAAGTATCCTCAATCAGAACTTTTTAAGTATAGGTCTAGAGGGGAATTTATTGATTGTAGAAATTACTGAAAAAACCCTACAAGAAAATCCCCAAAATGTTTTTAGATTATTACATGAGTTAAAACAGCTAGGGATCAAAGCCTGTATAGATGATTTTGGCTCAGGAACTACCTCGGCAAGACATTTACAACAATTCCCTTTTACTCAAGTTAAAATTGCTCAATCTCTTCTTCAAAATTTGGAAAAATATCCCGAAGAAATATCCATGATTGCTGCGGTGATTGCTTTAGGACATACCTTTAAACTAAAAGTGATTGCTGAAGGTGTAGAAACTGAAAACCAACTCGATATTTTACGCAAGCTTGACTGTGATATGATCCAAGGATATGTATTTAGTAAACCTCTTAATGAAATAGAGGCGACTCAATTTTTGTCATTTTATAGTGATGATCAAAACAAAAGTTAA
- a CDS encoding DUF6159 family protein, which translates to MQKIILKSWRFFFETLAILNRPTAQGKFFWGLPLIISLLIAFCGLLPFVPQIFSLTDKRLEKIQTILMMYVLFFTVTLISNFFNAAFLYLLRGFLEGQPISGFQGVRKTFKISADIVIYSLVCSIIQLIYLIFNMTLNLVFGLIIAPMIIQKISVKRKGLPLTLQLNMCLPIMVSENLHYEKARHRAIKIITETWGKNLSETNNITPVLVVTIVPLVFLIGIPLLIMGMMGKHSTLLILGWAIIFLAVILSQVFNALCSQIYAFAAYRYSVEGKNDLYSDASIAPNAYRQAI; encoded by the coding sequence ATGCAAAAAATAATATTGAAAAGCTGGCGTTTTTTTTTTGAAACTTTAGCGATTCTCAATCGTCCAACCGCTCAGGGGAAATTTTTTTGGGGGCTTCCCTTAATAATTTCTTTACTCATTGCTTTTTGTGGATTGTTGCCTTTTGTCCCTCAGATTTTTTCCCTAACTGATAAAAGGCTAGAAAAAATACAGACTATTTTGATGATGTATGTGCTTTTTTTCACAGTTACTCTCATAAGTAACTTTTTTAATGCTGCTTTTCTTTATCTGTTACGGGGCTTCTTAGAAGGGCAACCGATTTCAGGGTTTCAAGGCGTTAGGAAAACTTTCAAAATCAGTGCTGATATAGTAATTTATTCTTTGGTTTGTAGTATTATTCAATTAATTTATTTAATTTTTAATATGACTCTCAATTTAGTTTTTGGGCTGATTATTGCGCCGATGATCATTCAAAAAATTTCTGTAAAGCGCAAAGGACTACCTCTTACTCTTCAGTTAAATATGTGTTTACCGATTATGGTTTCTGAAAACTTACATTATGAAAAAGCTAGACATAGAGCGATAAAAATTATAACTGAAACTTGGGGAAAAAATTTATCAGAAACAAACAATATTACGCCGGTGTTAGTCGTGACGATTGTTCCCCTGGTTTTTTTGATAGGTATTCCCCTGTTAATCATGGGTATGATGGGGAAACATTCAACACTTCTGATTTTGGGTTGGGCAATTATTTTTCTGGCGGTGATCCTTTCTCAAGTTTTTAATGCTCTATGCAGTCAGATTTATGCTTTTGCCGCCTATCGCTACAGCGTAGAAGGAAAAAATGATCTTTATAGCGATGCTTCTATTGCTCCTAATGCCTATCGCCAAGCTATATAA
- a CDS encoding lysylphosphatidylglycerol synthase domain-containing protein, with the protein MTRIRQLLPIVFALLLFAVSIWAISQELHHYSFQYIWQNLQAIPKSRKSAAITLTALGYLTMTGYDLLGFHYINQVLAAKKIAFTSFISYAVGNTIGFTAFSGTAIRYRFYGAWGVSKIKIAKLIVFTHLTFWLGLLAVSGTVFLVDPLTLPKILKLPFDSVHPIGLIFLLLVGLYFVLSLKWKKAIKIGSELFAFPSSIISLSLIALSAIDWGIAAATLYLLLPSDPSLTYAGFFGIYILALTAGLISTVPGGLGVFETVVLWLRPPSLSAPEVLGALLAYRVIYFYLPLLVALGLFVGQELFKRRVS; encoded by the coding sequence ATGACTCGTATTCGCCAACTGCTGCCCATTGTTTTTGCCCTACTCTTGTTTGCCGTCTCAATATGGGCCATTAGTCAAGAACTGCATCACTATAGTTTTCAGTATATTTGGCAGAACTTGCAAGCCATTCCCAAAAGCCGCAAGTCAGCAGCCATCACTCTGACTGCCTTGGGTTACTTAACCATGACGGGTTATGATTTACTCGGTTTTCACTACATTAACCAAGTTTTAGCCGCCAAAAAAATTGCTTTTACCTCGTTTATTAGCTACGCGGTCGGAAATACCATTGGATTTACAGCCTTTTCGGGGACAGCTATCCGCTATCGTTTCTATGGTGCTTGGGGAGTATCTAAAATCAAAATTGCCAAACTGATTGTTTTTACTCATTTAACCTTTTGGTTAGGACTGTTAGCCGTCAGTGGGACAGTTTTTTTAGTAGATCCGCTCACCCTTCCCAAAATTCTGAAATTACCGTTTGACTCAGTTCATCCTATCGGCTTAATTTTTTTGCTCTTGGTGGGACTGTATTTCGTCTTGAGTCTCAAGTGGAAAAAAGCAATTAAAATTGGCTCAGAGTTATTTGCTTTTCCCTCTTCTATTATTTCCCTGAGTTTAATTGCCTTGTCAGCTATTGATTGGGGAATTGCCGCCGCCACTCTTTATTTGTTACTTCCTAGTGATCCGTCTTTGACTTATGCAGGGTTTTTTGGCATTTATATTTTAGCCTTAACAGCAGGATTAATTAGCACTGTTCCTGGGGGTTTAGGGGTTTTTGAAACGGTGGTTTTATGGTTGCGTCCTCCTTCTCTGTCAGCACCAGAAGTTTTAGGCGCATTATTGGCTTATCGAGTCATTTACTTTTATCTTCCTCTGCTCGTTGCTTTGGGGTTATTTGTTGGGCAAGAGTTATTCAAGCGGCGGGTTTCTTGA